Proteins encoded in a region of the Pirellulales bacterium genome:
- a CDS encoding DUF4384 domain-containing protein — protein MKRILAQAVGCCAVVACCLAVAAEPAVPAYREVVRQYIGHHKDAQDGNQPAAFPLSGERVVALEYTVLLRKDGVDVPVDTQSYRFKQGDQIRVRIQSLQDLFLYVFFEDEAGCRRCLLPSDKNSPRLVKHDQPVELPTDGSVFEFEAAAKPGSLVLIASDEAEPELTTLCDAVCKKQEALLTPEERYVQTQLRQRNEKALAAIEQSQAMALVYRGPLSAKVFDRLAAEMKESGADDVFVQEPATQTQASNLVMLVSRLASHHKLSVTIPLKSAPVE, from the coding sequence ATGAAACGCATTTTGGCGCAAGCCGTCGGTTGCTGCGCTGTGGTGGCATGTTGTCTCGCGGTGGCTGCCGAACCGGCCGTGCCGGCTTACCGCGAGGTGGTGCGCCAATATATCGGCCACCACAAGGACGCGCAAGACGGCAATCAGCCCGCCGCTTTTCCGCTCAGCGGCGAGCGCGTCGTGGCCCTGGAATATACGGTGCTGCTGCGTAAGGACGGAGTCGACGTACCGGTCGATACGCAAAGCTACCGCTTCAAGCAAGGCGATCAGATCCGAGTTCGCATTCAGTCTTTGCAGGATTTGTTCCTTTATGTCTTCTTCGAGGACGAGGCGGGCTGCCGGCGGTGCTTGCTGCCCAGCGACAAGAACTCGCCGCGTCTGGTCAAGCACGACCAACCGGTCGAGTTGCCGACCGACGGCAGCGTGTTCGAGTTCGAAGCGGCGGCCAAGCCCGGCTCGTTGGTGCTCATCGCCAGCGACGAGGCCGAGCCTGAGTTGACGACGCTTTGCGACGCAGTTTGCAAAAAGCAAGAGGCACTGCTGACGCCCGAAGAACGCTACGTACAGACCCAGCTTCGGCAGCGGAACGAAAAGGCGTTGGCCGCGATCGAGCAGTCGCAAGCCATGGCGTTGGTCTATCGCGGCCCCCTTTCGGCCAAAGTGTTCGACCGACTGGCGGCCGAAATGAAAGAGTCGGGCGCCGATGACGTGTTCGTGCAGGAGCCGGCGACCCAGACGCAGGCATCGAATCTGGTGATGCTCGTGTCGAGATTGGCCTCGCACCACAAGCTCTCTGTGACCATCCCGTTGAAGTCGGCCCCCGTGGAGTGA